Proteins from one Triticum aestivum cultivar Chinese Spring chromosome 7A, IWGSC CS RefSeq v2.1, whole genome shotgun sequence genomic window:
- the LOC123147119 gene encoding thiosulfate sulfurtransferase 16, chloroplastic-like translates to MASACFLARCVSVPARLLANPTPLAITTCRLRRHGAAGARPVRAAGRMLGSVRYGTGAALGPKEAGAEVAAVPPSVPVRVAYELQLAGHRYLDVRTEGEFGGGHPAGAVNIPYMHSTGSGMAKNSGFLEQVSAIFRREDEIIIGCQSGRRSLMAAAELCSAGYTGVTDIAGGYSAWKENELPINQ, encoded by the exons ATGGCGTCGGCCTGCTTCCTCGCCCGCTGCGTCTCCGTCCCCGCGCGCCTCCTGGCCAACCCCACGCCCCTCGCCATCACCACCTGCAG GCTGCGGCGGCACGGCGCCGCGGGAGCGAGGCCGGTGCGCGCCGCCGGGAGGATGCTCGGCTCCGTCAG ATACGGCACGGGGGCGGCGTTGGGCCCCAAGGAAGCGGGTGCGGAGGTGGCCGCCGTGCCGCCGTCGGTGCCGGTGCGCGTCGCCTACGAGCTGCAGCTGGCCGGCCACCGCTACCTTGATGTCAG AACGGAGGGCGAGTTCGGCGGCGGTCATCCGGCGGGAGCGGTGAACATCCCCTACATGCACAGCACCGGCTCAG GGATGGCGAAAAACTCGGGTTTTCTAGAGCAAGTGTCGGCGATATTCAGGAGGGAGGACGAGATCATCATC GGATGCCAAAGTGGCAGGAGGTCTCTCATGGCAGCAGCCGAACTCTGCTCCGCC GGTTACACTGGTGTGACCGACATCGCCGGAGGGTATTCTGCTTGGAAGGAGAACGAGCTGCCTATCAACCAGTGA